CGACCGACGACTCGCGCCACCGACACGGACGAGTCCGAGTTTCTCCGATTAAATGACactattgaaaaataaataatcataatgTCACGGTAATGTGATAATGTGCCTTCATTTGTGTTTTGCTTTGTTTCTGTTTTCCTCTACACACTCTACACACTGTGTGTGTCACACGTCATCGCGCGCAGAGAGTGCGGGCGCGCCGCTGTGGGCGTGGAGCGGCGCGCAGGGCGCGGCCGAGCGCCTGCGCGCGCTGGCGCCGCGCGGCGACGTGGCGGCGCTGGCGGCGCTGCTGCCGCTGCTGGCGCGCGCGCTGCACGCGGACTGCGCGCCGCCCGACGCGGAGCGGCTGgtgcgagcggcgcggcgcgcggtcACGGGCGGCAGCGGCGCGCTGCTGTGGGCGCTGCGCCTGGAGGCGGAGGcgcgcgcgc
The Maniola hyperantus chromosome 11, iAphHyp1.2, whole genome shotgun sequence DNA segment above includes these coding regions:
- the LOC138403053 gene encoding uncharacterized protein; translation: MCLHLCFALFLFSSTHSTHCVCHTSSRAESAGAPLWAWSGAQGAAERLRALAPRGDVAALAALLPLLARALHADCAPPDAERLVRAARRAVTGGSGALLWALRLEAEARAPRPRLQHALYAALDAAP